The nucleotide window TTCCATGACCTTCTGGATGCCGGGGCCGCCATCTGACTCATATTTGTCCGCTGCGGACGTTCCGGTCGCCTGGCACATATCCTCCTGGGGAAGCCGCAGGATCCATGAACCGTCGCTCGCATACCTGCGATCGAATCGCTCGACGACAAGTACTTTCTGGTCCTCGAAGGTTGCGATGTCGCAACTGGCGATGGGCAAACCATACGCGGCGACGATTTTCGAGCACAGCCACTCGTTTTCCACCGACGCGCGCATGTCGGCGCGCATGTTTCCGATGAGCCCAAGAGGCAGCTTCAGGATATGCGTGGTCGGGGTACTGCCTTCCGGAATGGCCCACTGGTCGTCGTGCCACAGAAGCGCGGTCTTTTCCTGCGCGCCAGCGATGGACAGGCGCAGGTCGTCGATGGGCTCATGCTGGCCCAACACGGGCGGGGCCGTTGTTTCCCGCAGTAGCCGCGCGATTTCCGCCTCGTTGAGGGGGCGCCCGCTGATCTGCTCAAGATCCACCGGGGTTTCATCCGGAGGCAGCATCTGGATAGCACCTACGCAGTCTCGGCCAAGCATGGCCAGCAACTCGAAAGGCGACGTGCCACCCGTTTTGTAGCGCCCTGCGATGCGCTCGCGGATAGCCCTGCTATCGGGCAGCAGGTTGTCAAAATAGTCCGAGACGACCTTGCCGCGGTAGGGCTGATTGCCGGCCGTAAACGGCAGCGAGAGCGACAGGGGACGTCCTTGTTCGTCTGCTATCCAATCTTCGAAGTAAGTGAGTTTTTCCCCGTCCCGGGTTGTCTCCCATGTACCGACGGGCAACCCGTTCATCCAGAGGTTCAGGCTTTTGGTGTGTGCGCGGCGGCCCATTGTTACCAGTCCTCCCGCTTCTTGGGTGCAGCAGCCATTGACGCCGCTCGCTTCCGTGTGAGCGGCTTCGGTGTGCCTTGCGTGCTACCGCGCGCCGGTGTGGCGGCGGCTTTCCGGCTACCGGCCGTCTTCGCGGCCGTAGTAGTCGCGCGCTTTTTTGTCACGCTCTGTTTCGCCACGGCCGGCGACTCCGTTGTCCGCAGACGCGCGGATGGGCGGCCTTCGAGATCTGCCGGGCTCAACACCTGGGTCAGAACGATATCGACCTTGAGCACCTTCAAAACGTGGAATAGGCGGTCCATGCTCGCGGATTCGGGCTTTGCCTCGAGTTGGGCGTAGGTCTGCTGGGTGATCCCCAAGCGGCTCGCCACTTGGGCCTGCGTGAGTCCGGCGGCCTTGCGGAAGCCGACAAGAATGGGCCGCAACTGGCGAGGGGTTTTAACGGGATAGTCCACGGTCGACCTCGGATAGTCGTGAAAAACAGTAACCAGCCTGTAAATGACAAAAACAGTATATATCCTGTATTCGACAAATACAAAGAATAGCCTGTAAATGGCAAATACAGGAAGTAGCCTGTAAAGCTGGCTCATCGGCTGCGCGCGGGTTGAGCCAGGCTCGTCCCCTTGAGGATAGGCCGGGCAAGTGTCATTGTTGACGCGCCAATCCGAGGGTCTTAATGCCATTCTGCCAATTGCATATCGATAGAAATTGGAAGGCGAGGCACACGGGTAGCGGTAGCATGAGCCTCCCTTCACGTGTCTCTTCCCGCGTATCAAATCGATGTCAGTCAAATCTCCACGCTTCGGTATCTGGGCGCTCGTGCATGGCAGCCGTGCGGCGCTGCAGGATCCCGCCGAACCGTATGACGCCTCATGGGAGCGCAACAAGGCGCTCGTGCTCGACGCCGAGCGCCTCGGCTACGACTCGGTGCTCGTCGCCCAGCATACGGTCAATCCGCATGACGCCTCGCTCGACCAGCTCGAGGCATGGACGGCATCGGCTGCATTGGCGGCGCTCACGTCGCGCATCGAGATCATTGCGGCCATCAAGCCCTATCTCTATCACCCGGTCGTACTCGCCAAGATGGCTCAGCAAATCGAGCACATTAGTGGCGGGCGCTTTGCGATCAACCTGGTGAACGCATGGAATCGTCCGGAGCTAGAGCGCGCCGGCATCGGCTTTCCGGAACACGATGAACGCTACGTGTACGGCCGCGAATGGATCACGGTCGTCGATGCGCTGTTGCGCGGCGAAGTGGTGAATCATCACGGCGACAACTTCCGCATCGACGGGTATCAGTTGCGTCCCGCCGATCCGTTTCGCGCGCGTCCGCGGATCTATGTGGGCGGTGAGTCGGAGCCGGCGCGCGCGCTGGTGGCCGCACACGGCGACGTGTGGTTCATCAACGGTCAACCGCACGACGACGTCGCGCGTCTGATCGCCGACGTGTCCGCTCGCGCTCGCCCGGTCGGGCAGGACGCTTTGCGTTTTGGCCTGTCGGCTTTCGTGATCGCACGCGAAACACAGGTGCAGGCAGAGGCTCACCTTGAACATCTCTTCGCGCTGGCCGAGTTGGACAAGCCGTTGCGGGAGCGGCAGAAAGCCAATATCGATCCGAACGTCGTGATGATCCAGACATTCGCGCAGTCGCCCCGTGTCGGTTCGAACGGGGGGACTGCCGCAAAACTCGTTGGCGATTACGATACGGTCGCGCGGCGTATTGCCGAGTTTCACCGAGCGGGGATCGAACTCTTCATGCTGCAGTTCCAGCCGTTCGAGGCCGACATGCAGCGCTTTGCAGAAGAGGTCGCGCCGCGCGTTCGCCGTCTGCTTTCCGCCTGAGCGCGGAGTATCTCGCTGGCGGCCATCAAGGCTCGTCCCCGGCACCAGGGACGACGGCGTTCGCGCTCAGAAGAACGCGCCTGTGGGCGGAAGACGCCCAGTGAGCAAGTTCTGGCCGAGCAGGCGCTCCTTGTAAAGTCGTGGATTGTGCGAGGCAATGACCTTGATGTTGCGCCAGTGCCGGTCCATTGCGCCCACACGCGAGACGACCGAGCCGGACCCAAGGTCGATCAGCCAACTCGCGATCTGCGGAGCGAGATCGTCGATCACCACTTTGGCTTCTGCCGCCGAAAGCGTAGCGGCAAGTGTGCTCTCATATTCGTCGCTGGTGCCATAACTGTCCCACGCTCGTTGCAGCGCGCCGACAGCGCGATCGACAGTCGCCTCGGCGCTGGCCGCATACGCGCGGATACGACCGAGCAACGTCTGCAGGACCGGCTCATCGGTCGGATGCGCGGCTTCGCCATGATAGAAGTTGCGTCCCCGTGCGCGCAGCACCTCTATAGCGTCCAGAACGATCCGCCGCACGACGCCGGCGATGCAGTTGGTCAGATAAACCTGATGAAACGTATATCCCCACGGCGCGGCTTCCTCAGCCTTCGGCGGATCCGGCGGATAAACATGGTCGGAGGGCACGATCACGGCGCGAAACGTCGCCGTGCCTGAGCCTGTCAGGCGCTGGCCGAAGCCCTGCCAGTCGTCGTGGTCGCTAACCCCTTCGCCCCGGTCGAGCACGTATTGCACCGTCCGGCCGGCACGGCTTTCCACAGCGAGGCCGATAAATGCGTCGTTGTAGAGGTTGCCGGTCGCATAGACTTTATCTCCGGAGCCGATGTAGGCATGCCGTGTCTCGTCCCATTCGAGCTTGCTCAGCACGCGGATGGGACGAGCGCCGGCCGCCACCACGTCGCTCTCGGTAAAGCTGAGACCGACTGTCTTGTTCTGTCTGGCCAGGTCGAGGACATGCGCATGGAAGGGATGATCTCGCTGTCTAAGCGACGCTTCGACTTGCCACAGATGGTTACGAAAAGCATGGGCGATATTAGAATCGGCCGCTGCAACATCGCGGGCTACGACGAAGAGGTCGGTCAGCGACGCACCTCGTCCTCCTGCCTCGGTCGGCAGGCGCAGTGCACCGAAGCCCAGCGCCTTGAGCCTCGCGATCTCATCGTATGGCAGACGATGCGTTACTTCCCGCTCGGCGGCAGTCGACGCGATATCGGCGATGGCCTCCGAAAAGCCGAGGGTTGCGGTCAGTGGCGAGACGAGTTGGGGCCGGCCGCTATCGACGATCGTGGCGTCAGACATGCTTACGCCGACCACAGAAAGCTTCGTTGCGGCCACCGGCCTTCACCTCGACGCCCGGACGAATGTGTCGTGCGATCATCATTTGCCCCATCAAACCTTGATGCTGTAATCCGCGACCTTGATTCGCGAGTGGATGATCTTGCGTTCCGCGAGCCAGTCGGCTGCCCGTTGAAGCTGCGAGATGAAAGCGGCGTCGTCGGGTTCGTGGAATTGATTCACCCGCTTCAGGCCGGCCAGATAATCGCGCACCTGGTTCGGGTATTTGGCTTCTCCCTGTGCGAGTTGCTCGGCTTCGGTAGAGTGCGTCGACTGCCACGCGCCTTCGACGTAGTACGCATCGATCACTGCGCGAATCAGATCGGAGTTCTCTTCGGTGAACCTTCGGCGCGTCACCAGCGAGCTGTAATCGATCAGGAAATCGAGGTCGCGTCCCTCGTTGAAGATGTCCTTTGCATCGTTCGAATTACGCGCGATGTCCACCGCCGGTGACCACATCGACCAGGCATCGACTTTGCCTTGCGCGAACGCCGGAGCGGCATCGGGCGGATTCAGGTAGACAAACTCGACCTTCTCGCGGTCGACGTGGTTCTTTTCCAGCGCTGCGATCAGCAGGAATTCGCCAAGCCCCGAACGATTGATCGCGACCTTGCGGCCCGCCAGATCGGCAACCGAGTTGATGCCGCTCGATTTCTTCACGATGATGGCGGTCGAGCGCGGCGAATAGACATCGAACGCATTGAAGACGATGGGCGACCCGGCCAGCATGGCGGCCAATGCCGGCGTGGTCGATCCCCAGAAGCCGAAATCCGCACTGCCGCCGACCACGGCCTGAATCGACGGCGCGTGGTTCGGGAACGGACCGATCCATTCGACCTTGATGCCTTTTGCGGCGAGCGTTTTTTCGAACACGCCGCGTTGCTTGGCGACGTCTGGCAGGCTCCCGTAGCCCCAGCCGATACGAACCGTATCGGTGTTGCGTGTCAGTTTGCGCGGCTCGGCTGCCCGGGCTGGGAACAGACTGCTGGCGGCGGCACCGGCCAGCAGGCCACCCGCCGCGCGCAGCAGCTGGCGGCGACTCAGCGAAGAATCATTCATTCTTTTCAGGTCCTTGGAGTAATACAGGAAATCGATCAGTGAGACGGAACGCCCAGTTCTTCGAGCAGCGTGGACCGCAGTTCTTGTGGCGTGCCATTTTTGGGCCGGAAGGAAGCCGCGATGCGCCCCGAGCGCATGACGAGAATCCTGTCGGCGAGCGTGAGCGCTTCGTCGACGTCATGCGTCACGAGCAGCACGCCCGGGTGATGGCGGGCAACGAGTTCCTTGACGAGTCCGTGCATCTTGATTCGCGTGAGCGCGTCGAGCGCCGCAAACGGTTCGTCCAGCAGCAGGAGCGCGGGATCGCGAACGAGAGCGCGCGCCAACGCGACGCGTTGCGCTTGACCGCCCGAGAGATTGCGGGGCCAGTCGCTCTCGCGACCGTCAAGCCCGACTTCGGCCAGGGCGCGCGCTGCGCCGGCCCGGCCGACCGTTGTTTCATGACCGAGCGCGACGTTTTCCCACAACGTAGCCCAAGGCAGCAACCGAGGCTCCTGGAACACGACAGAAGGGCGATCGGGCGCGCGGATCTGCCCGGCGTCAGGCAGATCGAGCCCAGCAAGCGCGCGCAGCAGGGTGGTCTTCCCGCACCCGCTTTCACCTAGCAGTGCGACGAATTCACCTTTGTGAATATCAAGGTCCAGCGCATCGATGACAACACGCGTGCCATAGCAGCGCCGCAGGCCGCGTACGGATACGCCCAGCGGGGACTGACTGACTCGATCTTCGATGACGAGTGCCGAAACTTCGGGATCACGGGGCAGTGCGATGCTTCCGCTCACTTTTGCGCTCCTTTGGCGTAATTCGCGTGCCATGAGAGGAAACGGGTTTCAAGCAACCGCACCAGCGCGTCGGCCACGACGCCGATGATCGCGTAGATGATCATGGTCAGCAGAATGACATTGGTTTGCAGGAATTCGCGGGCATCCATGGCGAGGAAGCCGATGCCCTTTGTCGTCGCGAGTGTTTCAGCGATCACAAGCGCGAGCCAGGCGTGAGCGAGCGCATAACGTACGCCCGTGAGGATCGACGGCATTGCTCCTGGCAGAATGATCCGTCGCACGATCGCGGTCCAGTCCAGCCCGATGACCTTGGCCAGTTCCATCAGCTTCGGATCGATCTGGCGGATGCCCAGCATGGTGTTGATATAGATGGGGAACAGCACCGCGAGCGCGACCAGAAAAATCTTTGCCACCTCGCCCACGCCGAACCAGACGATGACGAGCGGCAGCATCGCGAGGAAAGGGATGGCGCGCACCATCTGGATCGAACGGTCGAAAAGCGCCTGTGCCAGCGGCGAGAAGCCGACCGTGATGCCAAGCGCGAGGCCGATCGCTCCGCCGACTATGAAGCCCGCCACGGCACGCAGAAGCGAAACGCCGAGGTGAACGAACAGATCCCCATTTCTGACCAGATCCAACGCGGTTTCGGCGACACTGCTTGGTGCCGGGAGTACCTGAGGAGCAATCAGTCCAAGACGCGCCGCGGTCTCCCAAAGCACCAGAACCACAGCAGGAACGAGCCACGAAAGCCAACTGTAGAGCGCGCCTTTCGAAACACCGGAACTCAGCCATTTCGAAGAGACATAGCTGTTGCGAGAAGAAGTTACGTCAGCCATGTCGGTTCCATATCAGCCATGAAAAAATGCTCAATGTCGGCGCATCGAAGGCGAGCCTTCTATTAGAGGCCGGTTGACATGGCAATGACAAACAGTTTTTTATGCTTTGCTTTTCAGTTTCCGCGCGTTGTTTCAGGGCAGCGTCGCCAGAACGCAATCGGCCGTTGGGCATGACGCCTCGTGCGCTGCCCCTGGCGCCGATGCACTAATGTGTTCTGGAACCGGGATAAAGGCTTGTCGCTGCAATGTGCCGCGTGAGAACATCAGGAGGTCGCCCGGGCGGCAGATGATCCACTCTTCGTCCGTCAACGGCGTAGTCGCGATCACCGTGGTGCAATCTTCCGGTTTGCCCCGCTCAGCAAAATCGATCGACAGATCCGCATCGACGAGTCGTGCGCTGGTGAATGGCCACGTTCGCGTCACATACGCGAGCCGCGTTGAGCAGTAGGCGAACTGCACCTCGCCGTTGGACAGCAGGAAATTGAACGTTCCTTTCGGATTGAGGCCTTCTACGATCGCGATAAGTGCGTCGAACACGGCGTCGAACTGGATCGCAGCGCCACGAAAGCGTGCCGCCAATGTATTCATCATGCTGCAGAAAACAGCTTCGCTATCCGTGGTTCCGACGGGCGAAAACGGTCCCGCCGCTAACGGCTCAAATGCATTGAGGTCGCCGTTGTGCGCAAAGACCCATTGCGAGCCCGATAATTCACGCATGAATGGATGGCAGTTCTCCACGCTCGGGCGGCCCTGCGTTGCCTTGCGAATATGAGCGACAACATTGCGCGACTTCACCGGGTGCGCCTTGACGAATGCGGCGATCGGAGAGGTGTATGCCGGGCGGTCATCGGCAAACAGGCGACATCCCTTTCCCTCATAAAACGCGATGCCCCAACCGTCCACGTGGTCGTCCGTCAAACCACCGCGCGCCGCGAAGCCCGTGAAGGAAAAGGTGATGTCGGTAGGCTCGGCCGCATTAAGCGCAAAGAGTTGACACATGGACTACAAGGGATGAATTGACAATTGATATTTGGAAATCGAATCGAAATTTAACGTACTGCGTACGGATTGTATCTCCGCGTGAATGCGGTACAACGCGGATATTCATCCTTATTTAATCTTCGTTGTTCCATATGCTTATGGTTTTTTCTCCTAAGCCGGCGTCATATGTCCTGATCAGGTTTTAACCTGTCATGATTGAGCCTTCCAGACGATGTCGCGCACATTGACCTTCCTGGGAATGAGGCCTAGAGCGAAGAGCCGGTCTGCGGTGTTCTGTTGCGCGTCGAGTAGCGACGCGTTCAGTGCTGTTACGTCGAAACTCGCATTCCTGTTTACCGCCGCCATGACGTCGGGCGAGATGCCGGTGGCGACCGAAAGCGTGGTGGTGACCTCAGCCGGATGAGACTTTGCCCATTCGGCCGCCTCTTTCGAGCCGTCGATGTATTCGCGCACAAGGTCCGGATGCGCTGCGGCAAACGTGCTGTTCGCCAGCAGGA belongs to Paraburkholderia aromaticivorans and includes:
- a CDS encoding type II toxin-antitoxin system HipA family toxin; translated protein: MGRRAHTKSLNLWMNGLPVGTWETTRDGEKLTYFEDWIADEQGRPLSLSLPFTAGNQPYRGKVVSDYFDNLLPDSRAIRERIAGRYKTGGTSPFELLAMLGRDCVGAIQMLPPDETPVDLEQISGRPLNEAEIARLLRETTAPPVLGQHEPIDDLRLSIAGAQEKTALLWHDDQWAIPEGSTPTTHILKLPLGLIGNMRADMRASVENEWLCSKIVAAYGLPIASCDIATFEDQKVLVVERFDRRYASDGSWILRLPQEDMCQATGTSAADKYESDGGPGIQKVMEVLAGSERSAIDQRHFFMTQIVFWMLAATDGHAKNFSIAHLKSNRYESTPIYDVLSAHPIIGNGPNLLSARRVKLAMAVRGNNAHYLINEIRRRHWTAQGQRVTLAPADVEEMITTLTDMTEAVVAEVDALLPAAFPNDVSDRIFEGLRQQSSKLAAQ
- a CDS encoding helix-turn-helix domain-containing protein — encoded protein: MSQLYRLLPVFAIYRLFFVFVEYRIYTVFVIYRLVTVFHDYPRSTVDYPVKTPRQLRPILVGFRKAAGLTQAQVASRLGITQQTYAQLEAKPESASMDRLFHVLKVLKVDIVLTQVLSPADLEGRPSARLRTTESPAVAKQSVTKKRATTTAAKTAGSRKAAATPARGSTQGTPKPLTRKRAASMAAAPKKREDW
- a CDS encoding LLM class flavin-dependent oxidoreductase, which codes for MSVKSPRFGIWALVHGSRAALQDPAEPYDASWERNKALVLDAERLGYDSVLVAQHTVNPHDASLDQLEAWTASAALAALTSRIEIIAAIKPYLYHPVVLAKMAQQIEHISGGRFAINLVNAWNRPELERAGIGFPEHDERYVYGREWITVVDALLRGEVVNHHGDNFRIDGYQLRPADPFRARPRIYVGGESEPARALVAAHGDVWFINGQPHDDVARLIADVSARARPVGQDALRFGLSAFVIARETQVQAEAHLEHLFALAELDKPLRERQKANIDPNVVMIQTFAQSPRVGSNGGTAAKLVGDYDTVARRIAEFHRAGIELFMLQFQPFEADMQRFAEEVAPRVRRLLSA
- a CDS encoding acyl-CoA dehydrogenase family protein; this encodes MSDATIVDSGRPQLVSPLTATLGFSEAIADIASTAAEREVTHRLPYDEIARLKALGFGALRLPTEAGGRGASLTDLFVVARDVAAADSNIAHAFRNHLWQVEASLRQRDHPFHAHVLDLARQNKTVGLSFTESDVVAAGARPIRVLSKLEWDETRHAYIGSGDKVYATGNLYNDAFIGLAVESRAGRTVQYVLDRGEGVSDHDDWQGFGQRLTGSGTATFRAVIVPSDHVYPPDPPKAEEAAPWGYTFHQVYLTNCIAGVVRRIVLDAIEVLRARGRNFYHGEAAHPTDEPVLQTLLGRIRAYAASAEATVDRAVGALQRAWDSYGTSDEYESTLAATLSAAEAKVVIDDLAPQIASWLIDLGSGSVVSRVGAMDRHWRNIKVIASHNPRLYKERLLGQNLLTGRLPPTGAFF
- a CDS encoding NrtA/SsuA/CpmA family ABC transporter substrate-binding protein, whose product is MNDSSLSRRQLLRAAGGLLAGAAASSLFPARAAEPRKLTRNTDTVRIGWGYGSLPDVAKQRGVFEKTLAAKGIKVEWIGPFPNHAPSIQAVVGGSADFGFWGSTTPALAAMLAGSPIVFNAFDVYSPRSTAIIVKKSSGINSVADLAGRKVAINRSGLGEFLLIAALEKNHVDREKVEFVYLNPPDAAPAFAQGKVDAWSMWSPAVDIARNSNDAKDIFNEGRDLDFLIDYSSLVTRRRFTEENSDLIRAVIDAYYVEGAWQSTHSTEAEQLAQGEAKYPNQVRDYLAGLKRVNQFHEPDDAAFISQLQRAADWLAERKIIHSRIKVADYSIKV
- a CDS encoding ABC transporter ATP-binding protein, with translation MSGSIALPRDPEVSALVIEDRVSQSPLGVSVRGLRRCYGTRVVIDALDLDIHKGEFVALLGESGCGKTTLLRALAGLDLPDAGQIRAPDRPSVVFQEPRLLPWATLWENVALGHETTVGRAGAARALAEVGLDGRESDWPRNLSGGQAQRVALARALVRDPALLLLDEPFAALDALTRIKMHGLVKELVARHHPGVLLVTHDVDEALTLADRILVMRSGRIAASFRPKNGTPQELRSTLLEELGVPSH
- a CDS encoding ABC transporter permease subunit, encoding MADVTSSRNSYVSSKWLSSGVSKGALYSWLSWLVPAVVLVLWETAARLGLIAPQVLPAPSSVAETALDLVRNGDLFVHLGVSLLRAVAGFIVGGAIGLALGITVGFSPLAQALFDRSIQMVRAIPFLAMLPLVIVWFGVGEVAKIFLVALAVLFPIYINTMLGIRQIDPKLMELAKVIGLDWTAIVRRIILPGAMPSILTGVRYALAHAWLALVIAETLATTKGIGFLAMDAREFLQTNVILLTMIIYAIIGVVADALVRLLETRFLSWHANYAKGAQK
- a CDS encoding class II glutamine amidotransferase yields the protein MCQLFALNAAEPTDITFSFTGFAARGGLTDDHVDGWGIAFYEGKGCRLFADDRPAYTSPIAAFVKAHPVKSRNVVAHIRKATQGRPSVENCHPFMRELSGSQWVFAHNGDLNAFEPLAAGPFSPVGTTDSEAVFCSMMNTLAARFRGAAIQFDAVFDALIAIVEGLNPKGTFNFLLSNGEVQFAYCSTRLAYVTRTWPFTSARLVDADLSIDFAERGKPEDCTTVIATTPLTDEEWIICRPGDLLMFSRGTLQRQAFIPVPEHISASAPGAAHEASCPTADCVLATLP